The DNA segment CTTCTCCCGCAGAGACGACCCATGGGCCAGGCTGTCATGGGCAGAGGCCTTGCCAGGGAAGGCGCCTggcttgggggctgggggacaggagaGCAGGCTGTCGCAGCGCTGGCAGAGGGAGGTGCTGCAGGACAGCCCGCAGCTCTGGCACTTGGACAGGGAGGACTCTTTGGCGGGGGGTGAGCGCTTGTGGTAGAGGGGGTGGGCATCATTTCTGACCAGCCACACGTCCGGCCGCAGGGCGTCCTGCCTCCGGTGCGTAGCCCTAGGCTCCGAGTCTGTGTACAGATCCACGTCATCCTGAGCAGAGAAGTATGTGCCACGCAGCAGGCCGAGGCcgttgttgggggaggggggtggcaggtCATCCGGGCTTCCGTGGGGGGCGCTGGACATGGTCAGGAGCAGGGGGGACGGGCGGATGATCTCATCCTTGAGGTCGTCCCCCAAGTCTGGTGCCACGGGCTCCTTCCGCAGGCTCAACGAGGCCTTCAGGGGTGGCTTCCGGCTCTCCCAGTAGCTGTCGTAGGCGTCCACCGACCTCGAGGGCTTGGTCACCCGAGGCTTGTAGTAGTCCTTAGCCGCCCGCTCGCTGGCTGACTTCTGGAGCGCCACGCGGGCCATGGAGGCCGTCAGGTGCTCCCGGCCCTCAGCCCGCCGCCGGAGGGCCTCCGAGCAGCCCCGCACATCCTCCGTGCTGCTCTTGCGCTCGTTCACCACGTCCAGCTCGGAGTAGCCCTTGTCCTTGACTTGGGAGTGGATTTCCATCATCTGCTCACACTCCACCTTGGCCAGAAAGAGCTCAAAGGAGACCATCTTCACCTGGAGGGTCTCCACGAGTTCTTTGAGTTTGTACGCAGTCCCTAACTCAGGCACATAGCCCATGTAATGCAGGATGGCTTGGATGTCCTCTTCCAGTAATGACGACTTGACATAATAAACGAAGGGGCCCGTGTAGGTCTAGGagaaggagatagaaaaagagagGCGCGATTTGCTCTCTGAGACACACACGGAGCCAGCTTCAGAGCCCGGCGCCCCCGTGGCGGAGAGGGAGCGCGGGGAGGCAGGATCTCAGCAGCTCCTCACTGCAGCAGGCAGAGGCTAGCTCAGCACATGGTGTGCGGGAATGTGCGGGAAACCGCGCAGCGCTCCCGCCTGGAGCGGAGGGCACAAAGCCACCAGCTTCCCATATGGGGCTCAGCAGCTCTGCTCCATATGAGGAGGAAACAGGGCAAACggggatggagagaagggatCAGAGTAGAGGCAGAACGCCCAATGAGCAAGGAGAATATTCCTTTCTGGCATCTCTGAGAAGTTCTGAAGAATAATAGTCTGGCTTTGTGGAAACTCTCCCGAGCCATCACTGCCTTCGGCATGATTcagagttctctttctctcttaaatccaTCCTCCACCCTCCTGTCTGTTACCACTTAGTCCAAACCGGCTCTCAGGGTACCCCAACATCCGTGGCAGCCTCCTAACTATTCTCGCTGCCCCACTAGTCTAGTTCCCATACAACAGCCAGAAGGATGCTTTGCAAGCTTCCCAGCCTACTTAGGGTAAATTCAAGCCCTTTGCCCTGGGCTTCAAGGCCCTGCATCACCAGGGTGCTGCCTACCTTTCCAACCTCACAGCTTCAGGTGGGAGCTGCCAGGGGCAGGGACCCAGTAAAGGATGACACTGATCAGACAGCAAGATAGGGAGCCCCGGGGGTTCCTTCTAGTTGTTACGTCAAAGGAGTGTGGAAGACAGGAGGGTCTGCGGGCAGAGGAGGCATGGAATTGGCACAAGCCCTCTCCAGTCGGCctgggagggaaagaagggggaCCAGCGCAGACGGCCTTTCCCTAGACCTTACCTTGATGCTTCTGAATTCCTTCTTCCACGGGTAGAGGAAGAGGTTGACGCCCACCGTTTCCAGCATGCTGAAGGCGCAGTGCAAAGCCCGCAGGCTGGAGGAGCTTAGTGAGCGCAGGGAGCTCTCCACCACCTCATAGAACTGGATCAGCCGGAATCGATAAAAGGGATCCACCTTGTGTAGGCTGAGCAGGGTCGAGGCTGCCACCCGAAGGTACTCATCGTTGCCAGGCTGCTGCTTGCTGGGGGTGGTGTCcactctgccctcatggaactgCACGTACTTCCGAAATAAGTCATCCTTATATTTTGTATCCATTGAACTGGGTTTCCCCATCTGATCCAGGGAAGGGGGGGGGCTACCTTATCTCCTCCATGGTTTCTGGGTCCGAGGCAGGGACATCGCTAAAAGCACTGACACGTTGCCCACCTGCACTAGGGGCATGCTCTGGAAGGGGAAGAACAAGAAGCACGTCATTCCTCGAAATGGTCCACATACCAGCGTGTGGCTGCTGAGACAAAACGAGAGACAGAACTGGCCTGAGCTACACCGGGCCTCACCAGCCCTTGGCCCCTTTCTGCTCATTCATTCACCACATTTACTGAACAGGACTATGTGCAAAGTTGTCGTGGAAACGAGATAAACAGATCCCTGACTTTGCTGAACTCACGAATGAAGAATATGATTAGGAGCACCTAACCTGGTTTTGTGGGGAGGAGTTGTTTTAaaaagtccccccacccccacccggggcAGTGGTGGTTAGACTTGAAGAATGAGGAGTTTGCCAGGCAAAGAGGTGGGCAGAGAATGTAACAGCAGAGGTGTCACCAAGGAGGAAGGCCCCGAGCTAACACTATCGGTGCTCACCAGGCTCCGGGCACTTATGCACGTGAACGCATTTCATCTTCTTAAACAGCCCTAGGAGATaggatccccattttacagatgtaaaaactaagacacagaaatgttaagaaaGTGCACAAAGTTACAGAACCAtgaagaggcagagctgagagcccaggcagcctggctccaaagtccaTGCCCTTAACCACCACGCCCTGCTTTtctgaggcaggaaggagcttGGCCTTGGAACAGAAAGAGGGCCAGAGCCGCTGAGGCagccaggggaagggaagggagtgaCCAGAGATGAAGCTGCAGGCGCCATCACAACAGGGTCCCGTGCCCCAACGGTACCTTTTACTCAAGGAGGCACGTGAAGCACCCAAAGAGTTCAAAGCTACGAGGGACATGATCATACCACGCCAGCTGCTGACCCCGGGAGAATGTTTTACCTGCCTTTGACAGCCTGCATTCCCCTATTCCTTAAGAGAGGTTTATAGTCCCACTGGGAGAGGACAGAACATTCTGAGCTGCGGTACACCAAATTTATACACTCTTGCTGTCCGCTTGGCCACTGGTTAGTAGGACATGCACAGAGCAAAGCCATGTGGTTGGTGCCACAATGCCGGGAAGAAATCTGGATTCACTGGGGGTACGGTCAGGGCCAGGAGACGCAGCACAGGCATTACCAACAGATCCcaaagccagactgcctgggtgtgAATCTTGGGTCTGCTTCTCTAGGCTACTTGGGTGAATGACTCAGCCTCTgtgcacctcagttttctcatctgaaaatgggggCTGATAATAGCACCTACGGTCCAGAACTGGTGGAAGGATTATGTGCCATCAGTATATAAAGCTCTTCACAGAGAACTGGCTCGAAATAAGCCCTTAACACATACCTGCTGCTGCCTTCTGAAGGTGCTATACCCCTGCCACAACGCCACGCATTCTCCAGAAGGTAAGATCAGAGTGGGCAACTACGTCTGCCTAGGAGGCGATGTGCATTTTCAGCCTCACCCCATTCTGACCACAAGCTCCAAGGGCGCAGGGATCCTGACTGAATTCCTCGTTGAGGTaacctgagcacagagccagaggtggggtgTGAGGCGGGTATGTGCTTCACAAGCACCTAAGTGAAGGAGGCTCTCACCGGCTATGGAGACAGCGAGGGACTGAGAAAGAAGCTGCGGGGCGGGACAGCCCTGTGCAGGCCTTTAGCagatctgacttcagctcaggaaGCACCGACGGCCTATAAACCCGGCCGCGATCATGAGGTCAATAAAATCATCCACGTCTCGAGCCACTCGCCGGGCTTCTGCTTTGGGAAGACTCCTGAGGATCTTAGCTATGAGGTGAGGGGTGAGATGTTCGGGAGAAGTGGGGACAGAGAGGCCACCTTCTCCCACCCACCGCCCTGCCAAGGGAGCCTAATGCTTCAGGAACAAATACACTTAAGGAGCACAGGAGGCAAATGTAAGTCCATTAGGATAAAATTCTACCTCCTGACCAAGGTCAAAGGCTTCACATGGTCTCCTCCTACTCCCTTCTCATGGctgtcttcccttcccctctaagTCCCACCCACAGGGACCTTTCTGtctgttcctcaaacacaccaaAGCTCATTCCTGTCTCAGGACCTTTGCCCATGTTGTTCCTTTTGGGTGTTCTTCCTCTGATCCTTCCCATAGCTGGCTCACTCTCGTGATTCAGGCCTTAGCTCAAATGTCACCCCTCAGAGGCCTCGCTGGCAACCCCAGCATGGTAACTCCCCCCTTCCCAGTCCCTTGTTATCCCATTATCCTGGGATAATCACCATTTGAaattattaactttatttattcatttactaatTTCCTCACTTTGTGCCCCCCATTACCCAGTAAGCTCCACAAAGGCAAGGACCACACCTGTTTTGTTCACCATGGTGCCTAACAcacagcctggcacatagtaggtgtttgaTAAAACAGGCAAAATGAATGATGCATTCATGATGCCACTCCTTCAGTTTCTCCTTGAGCTCTGCCAAGAATCCTGAGATCAgctggagagagaaggaacagaggcTCCATGACATGACATGCTGTAAGTAGCCAGGGTTAGTAAACCCAAGATTCCAAACCTGACTTTCTGTGGCACCTGTGTTCCTCCCCATACCCCATGATTCCTaagttcaacaagtatttatgcAGCACCTATCTCATGCCAGGCCCTAGGGTGGGTGCAGTGGGGGGATATGGGGTGGGTAGGGAGTGGGTAGGGGGCAGCAGCTGGGAAGTCACAATGCTGCCCTCAATTCTAGTTGAAAGAAGTTATTATCAAAGTATGTATTGCAACCTGAGAGAAGACATCATTGTCCTTGCTAATAAAAACCCTTATGTATTTACAgttttttattcatctgagagaaaCTTCCATCCTGCCCTGGTCCCAGGGACTATTTTTTGGTACATCTGAGAAGAATTTAAACAGAGGGGCATCAAGCCTCCTAAATACTGCTGTGATTTTTCTCCAAGGAAGTCAGCTTTGAGCCTATagaggctgattttttttttttaacaaagtcaGCCACCCTCAAGCTCAGTGTCTGCTGCTCTGTAATCACACCACAGTCCACACCCTTGTTTGTTGCTGGCACACAATAAACAAGGAAAGGGGATCCAAATAGCCCAACTGGTGCTCCAAGTCCTAAAGTCAAGGATAGGAAACCAATCTATGATGACTCTTGAACCAACACACGTAGGTGAggaaaaaggtaaaaggaaatgAATGCTAAGAGATAattaaggaaagagagaagggaacgAATAATCACTGAGGTCCTACTACGCACTAAGCACAGGGCCTTCCGCTTTAACTGCatcatcccatttaatcctcacgacaACGCTAGAAGGAAACCAAGGTTCGGCCATGAAACCACCTGCCCAGCGGGAGCTCCTCTGCCCagtcagagctggaatttgaacttggGATAGGCCCTGCAGCCTGGGTTTTTTCCCCGTTTATCTCATTCATTTATTGCTACAATCTCCCATTCACCGAGGGATTTGTACATGAGGGCTCTCTGCTAAGGGCTTgatgaaaatcaatgaaacccaCAGGACAGCCCCAAGGttaaagaggaaactgaggctcaatgaGGCCAAATCATCTGTCCTGAGTTACAGGGAAGGAAGAGTGGATCTGAGGTCCGAACCTAAGTCCGATGCCGAAACCTTGACTCAAGCTCTGAACTGCGATGCTTCTAGGCAAAGCTGTCCTGCGGCATCTGCTGGACAGCGCTACTTGAAAGGGCTAGGCTAAGTTAGAACATCCTATGGCAGGGTGAGCAGAGTTGAGTTCTAAAAATTCCTGTAGTAGCAAAATTCACATCTTCCCACACAGAATGGGGCTGGAAGAGCCACAAATCTCTTTATGATGTAAGCTCAGGGGCCAAGGGAAGAGGCTGGCCAGAGACCGGCCAGTGGTGAGGCAGCTGACATCATCCCTCCTGAATACATTTTCTGAGAATACAGGCTGCATTGTAGCTGGTCATAGCTGGTGTCTTTTCTGAGCATAGAGCCAGCAATTTATTCCCAGCACTCtgcaagaacaacaaaaaaacacgCTCTCTGCAAAAACAGCGTGGTTACAGGAGACTAGACAGCGCAATGACAGAAGCCGTTAATTTCTCCAAGCAACCCAAGGATTGGAACACCATGACGTGCCAGTCTGGTGGGGGAAAAATGGCACTGTGAACATCCCTAACAGCGTCAGGCGGGTGCCCAGAGCCAACAGGCCTGGTCAGCACTTCCTGCACCCACAATCTGGACTCCCTTTGAAAAACAAGTCAATGAAGAGAGATATTATATATACAGTCAGGGAGGTGGTGGCTTTTTAAGGATTATTCTCtttctaaagattattttttaagcatcTCAAAGGAAAGCTGTATCTGTTTAAAACCCCACTGAAAGGAACTGAAATGATTTGGGAGTAGCAAAGCACTAGCTTGGCTTTACCTCAGCTGGCCCATTCAAGCAGAAACAGTCCCCAAGCAGCATTTGAAGGCGCCCCTCCCTGCACAGGCAGAAGCTATTTTGGTCCCAGCATTGCCCCAGTCCACAGGTTTACAGATCTCTGGTCTAGCTTCAGCCAGCTCAGAGTTCCCTCAGCCTCCAAACAGCAGCAAGAGGAGAGCAAGCAGTTCAACCCCCTCCACCTCCACACCCGCCACTCCTTTGCACTCATTCCAAATCCGAGGTTCCTGAGACACATCCAAGGCACCTTGCACTGGCTGTGAAACACCACAGGGTCCCCAGACCCCAATCAGATTCCAGAGAAATTCAGAGAGAGGCCTTGCAAACCTCTGAATATAACCTCAGTGGTGCTGAAAACGGGTTTCCTTACTGGCAGCTGCTCTCAGAGGGGCTCTGAAGGAAGCAGTTTCCCCTCCCCGCCGGGGACAGAAGCTGGCGGCTGCTATTCCCAACCTGCTCATTCCTACGGCCTCTGAGGGCCATATCAATTGTGAAAAACATCCCAGTCCCAAACTCTGGCCCTTTCCGGGTTTGTGAATGAATTAACAGCAGCTATCATTTACTGGACGCCTGCTGTATGCCAGAGACAGCGCTTCACAAgcatcatctcatttcatccccACCACGGCCCTAGCAGGCACGTTCACTCCCATTTAACTAATTGGGCAAATGAGGCTCAGAAGatgaaatgacttgtccaaggtcacacagtgagtacAAACCCAGGTCTGCTGCCAGAGACTGGGCTGGGGACCACTGCGCGGTAACTGCCTCACGGTGGAGTCGGGGTGGCCTCCTGCTTGGTTAGTCGCCGAAGGCGGGGTGTTCCTCCTGAGCTGCCCGGAGCCACCCCTGGCCGGTCCCAGGAGTCTGCAAGGCAGCCCTCGGGGGAGTGGGGATCCTGAGGACGAGCTGCGCCCTCGGGATGCCGAAAAGGCGTGGCCGCCCGTCGCCCCCGCCGGCTGCGAGGGGACCCCACTCCCGGGTCGGCCAAGCCCCGCTGAGTCGGGCGCCCCCTCTGCCCTGGGAAGCACCGGACGCCGTTTCCGCCCGCGGCCGCCCCGCACTCACCCCGGCACTGCCTCCGAGGACGCCCCGGCCGAGAGAATCCAGAAGGAGCCCCGGCCGCTCCCCGAGCCGTGCCCGACTGGGCTCTCGTCGCTTCGGCCGGCTGCAGGGCACCGAAGCCAGTAACCCGGGACAAGCGGCGACCCGGAAACACTTGGCTAGGAAGTGACGTCCTTCGGAGGCGGGTCCAAAGAGAGGCCGGGCCGCGGCTGCGCGTTGGGCCGGGGAGAGGCGGATGGTGGTGGGCGGTGGAGGAAGAAGCGGGAGGCCGAAGAATGAGCGGAGGAGTCGCGGAATCCGGCTCTGGGACATGGCGGGCCGCCGCCGCAACTGGGGCTAGACCCGGAAACAAACGGACCGGACGTGACGCACGCCAGCCCCAGGATGGTGGCTGGCCGGGTTGTCATGGCAACCGGTCTGGAGCCGGGCGGCGGAGGCTGGGACTGTGAGTGCAGACTGAGTGATCCCCGGCCTCCGCCTCCCGGACTTGTCCCTTGTCCAGATGATCCGCGAGCGGCGCTCCCAACGGCGCCTGAGCAGGAGCTAACAGTTGGAGCCCTCGCTCCATTTTACAGGCGCAAATGCCGAGGCTTAAAGAGAGCAAGTGAGATCCCCAGCATCATGCGAGATGGAATCTAGCCTTGTGAGGACTGTTGATGTTACTCGCTGTCTTTTAAGAACGGGGCTCCCAGCTTTGCCTTTGCCACTTACTGTGTGGCAAGGTcactgcgtgaccttgggcaagttacctaacctctctgagcctcagctttttcacttgtaaaatggaatACTGGTAATACTGCCTGCTCAGATCcatgtgagaattaagtgagttaatatatggAAAATGCTTATTACACTAATTGGCATATAGTAAAGAtctaaatatgttttgtttttaaaacctgGTTAAGTCAGAGGAGACGACCTGTCTCTGCCCTCAACTTCCCT comes from the Zalophus californianus isolate mZalCal1 chromosome 8, mZalCal1.pri.v2, whole genome shotgun sequence genome and includes:
- the SPATA2 gene encoding spermatogenesis-associated protein 2; this translates as MGKPSSMDTKYKDDLFRKYVQFHEGRVDTTPSKQQPGNDEYLRVAASTLLSLHKVDPFYRFRLIQFYEVVESSLRSLSSSSLRALHCAFSMLETVGVNLFLYPWKKEFRSIKTYTGPFVYYVKSSLLEEDIQAILHYMGYVPELGTAYKLKELVETLQVKMVSFELFLAKVECEQMMEIHSQVKDKGYSELDVVNERKSSTEDVRGCSEALRRRAEGREHLTASMARVALQKSASERAAKDYYKPRVTKPSRSVDAYDSYWESRKPPLKASLSLRKEPVAPDLGDDLKDEIIRPSPLLLTMSSAPHGSPDDLPPPSPNNGLGLLRGTYFSAQDDVDLYTDSEPRATHRRQDALRPDVWLVRNDAHPLYHKRSPPAKESSLSKCQSCGLSCSTSLCQRCDSLLSCPPAPKPGAFPGKASAHDSLAHGSSLREKYAGQTQGLERLPHLHPKPKPSTTAASRCGFCNRPGATNTCTQCSKVSCDGCVSAYHYDPCCKKNELHKFMPNNQLNYKSTQLSHLVYR